The genomic region AACAGTGTGCACAATTGAAAGGAGGAGCTGAATAGGAGTTATGTAGGCTGCTGTTCCAAGTTTTTAACTAACATTGTTTGATGTTGTCCTGCCAGAGAAGTGGAGCAGCTATCTGAAGAGGTTGATTCATTGAAGGAAACCGTCGACAAGCACTCTGTTGCGGCAACGAAAGCGGATTCTGGAAGCCAAGGAAAGGGCGGAGCTATTTGAGTGAGAGAGCTGTGAGTAGTCTTGAAGCATCAGCGGTTGTTTTTTCATGCTTGGAGAAAATGCAGTCGTGGACGGTGCACATCTTGTGTGCTAATACTGCTGTTTATGGCCTCTCTTCTAGTTTGCGCTTTTGCAGTTTTCTATTGGATATAAACGGTGTTTCATATTGTGTTTTCAGAATTCTGTAACCTGTCTCCTTGAAACCATGTACTCCATTAAATCCTTACTTTTTTTTTTTACCAAAACAAGCTAGATGGTTATGCTAGAAGAAACATGCAAACAGGGCAAATGATTATAATATTGCTAGTTAATCACCCTCAAGTTATTGCAGATGCAGCAGagcatttttcttcttttttgtacaTGTGCTCTATGATTGTTTTGTACATCTGTGTTTCTGCTTTTACATTTGGTATAATCCCCTGTCAATCTTACACCTCCTTGTAGATCAAGCATGATGTTTTTATTCATGTCCTGTTTGCTGCAAACATGTATGGCGTTTTGgatctcggcctccatggaggctgaATTTTCATAAAATTCAAAATTCGAAAATTtcggtttcaaaaaaatctgacgagcatgaatagtatcatgtgttaaaaagcccTAGATTTTTTTTTTCACAGCCCTCATTTCAACTTATTTCATCCTAAAATTTTACACGTGCATTGTGCCTTCATCTATCTCTTTTTTTTCAGAAATCTTTTGAATGTAATAATATGAATTTTCAGGAATTTTGAATTTGGAGGCTCCACAaagctcggcctccaaaagcaaTTTCTGGAGTAGGTTTATACTTTATACTATATCTTTTGTTCAACTCCCTTGTAGTTTCAAGGCAATTTTGATATGACTTCTGCCAATCAACCAGTCTCATCATCTGCCGGCAGGCCACCATTTCTGCTCAAGCAacatcaactgccgaagatgttgccaCCGTCGACCTTGCCCGTCGCCGGCGACGGCACCGGCAGCAGGTGGAGCTGAAAAAAGCACAGGCAGTTGGACTTGCGCTTACACAATCAATTGATTAACATAACAGGCATTGTTTCTTCTGCCATTTTAGGCCGACATTTCACACCTGTGTAGCTTTGGAAACCGTAGGTGAAACAAACGATTTAACAAAATAGTACAGCCGAGTCACCAGGCAATCCAATAATCCACCTCTTCATGGGAAACTCAGTCCAAAGATGAAGAAAAAAGAGGCAAACAAATCACACAATCCTCTCCAATTCCCTCGCGTAGCCAAGGGTCTGGTTGATTACCGGCGCCGCCGGGATCTCCTTGCAGGGCTGGGACTCCTTCGCCTTCTGGAACAAGACCCGGCCGTCCTTGACATCCCACTCGGGGTGCTCCTGTTGACAACACGACGATACTTTACAACCCCATGGCCATAATAACTCGCGTAATTCACACCAGGAGCACAAGCCATGTTAATTTACCTCTGCGATGTACTGTTGCAGTTCCTTGTCGGAGCTGAACTTAAACATCTGCTTCGCGTCGTTTATTGACAGGTAATCATATCCCTTCTCGCTGCACCCAGCTATCTCGTCTCTGCGGGCGCAGCAGATATCATCACAGTGATGCACAGCAGCACAAGGAGCTAACTGGAAGGGGTGGAGGCAGAGACCGACTTACCTAACCGTTTTGACGAGAAGGTCCATGAAGTATATGTAGGTTTCATGCGGCGCGGTTTGTCGAGCGCTCAGCACGCGGTTGTATGCGCCCTCCATAAAGGACTGCTCGAGCTCAACCCCGTGCTTGATGTAAGCATTATCCAGCGCTTTGGCGGGAAGAAGCTCCAGCTCAGTGTGGAACTCCGCAATTCTATTCTGGACTAACAGCCTCAGAAGATTAGCCCCCATAattgggtactcctccgatgatgGAGGAATTATGCCACTGCAAGCATCAGCATGAATTAGTACGATATATTACAAGCAGCAAATCCAACATGTTCCTAGGTAAAATAACCTTCAACAAGTCCAGACATTTTTTAACATGTTCTGGACTTGATAAACCAGGCATATAAAACTGAATAAGATGTGAAAACAATTCTGCTAAGATATTAGAAACACAAAACATTTGCCAGTCTGGCAAGGGCATCATGGCTCACCCGCAGGCCAGAAACCTGAGAGTTCGATACGAAACCCAATCTACATGTCTAACTTAACTGCGACTTGCAAACATAAATTCCCAACTCAGCCCCTGTTCCATATTCGACTACCCAACTGAACCAGCAAACTTGGCACAACATAACTCATGCAGAATTAACCCAAAAACTCATGCAAGACTAACACAAAAACCTATTTTGGTTTAACTCATTTGGCAACTTATTATGCCCAAAGAAAACCAATAATTTATACTTATTTGTTTTGACTTTACCAACTGAAAACCCAATGGATGATGAAGGAGAACAGGGAACAATACACGTATTAAATGACAGCCTACACAATGCATAGACAGAGAAAACAACTGCAAAGTGGTAAAAAAAAGGAACTAACCATGTGTCCATGTAATACGGCTTAAGCTGGCAGAAGTCCCTTTCAAATGCATCTTCGTCTTCCATTTTCACACTCAAAATAACTGCCTGCTCATAAATTTCCCCTGAAATGTTTCAGGTAGATTTAGTGGCTGCTCTATTAAGGATAACCACAAGACCAGAGCATATATTTCTAAATAGCTGGGCCATAACACTATAGACACACATTTTCCTTTTAGAAAAAAAACAGGGCATAGGTTACGACAATCAGACAGAAGGGTTGGGTTCATTCATGGCGACAGCATATGAACGATCAATTCATGAACTGCAACATAGTGATATCTGAATGACCGAATCTTATATCATCTAATACAAATATCCAATGCAGCATCAGAGGTCAAGTCGAAAAAGAGACCCGTTATTCCAGAGTTGACACTCTGACACTGACAAGCATCACTAGCGTCAGTTTTAACTCCTAAGATAGAACAAACATTCAAATCAAATCATCTACAAAA from Triticum aestivum cultivar Chinese Spring chromosome 4A, IWGSC CS RefSeq v2.1, whole genome shotgun sequence harbors:
- the LOC123088200 gene encoding 26S proteasome non-ATPase regulatory subunit 8 homolog A, with translation MDPKLVEVTQLFDRFKAAFKASNFDVCSTLLSQLKVLLTKFPSLPPVFQQTPNAVEELKLAREIYEQAVILSVKMEDEDAFERDFCQLKPYYMDTCGIIPPSSEEYPIMGANLLRLLVQNRIAEFHTELELLPAKALDNAYIKHGVELEQSFMEGAYNRVLSARQTAPHETYIYFMDLLVKTVRDEIAGCSEKGYDYLSINDAKQMFKFSSDKELQQYIAEEHPEWDVKDGRVLFQKAKESQPCKEIPAAPVINQTLGYARELERIV